The Brassica oleracea var. oleracea cultivar TO1000 chromosome C7, BOL, whole genome shotgun sequence sequence CTGGTGGTCGGAAGAACCATATGGATGATGTTAATGTCATCTGTAATATCTTCAAAATTCGTAAATATGTTATTTGCAAGAAGGGGGGAAATCAAACATGAAGAATGATAGTTTAAATATAATTTATTTTTTTGTATAATTTAACAATACATGAAACGTCTAGAGAGAAAAGCTTTACCCACCTTTTTTGGTATGAAAGCTTTCCCCACCTGATGTTGAGCAATGGTGTTTGTTTGAGCAAGTCTTTTTCTAAAATGTTTTCTGCGTTTATTTGTCGCAATGATAGATAATTAATTGTTCTTTTTATATAATAAATCGCTGACTTTTTAGGTGAAAAAAGAGTTGCCTTGAGTTCCAGAGGGACTGTGGTGGCCTCTTGAGCAGGCTCGAAGCCTAGAGTTGGAGGCTATTAGGGTTCTACAGTACTCGATTTGACTAATTTTTTTTTTCTTTGATTTTTGAAGACGCTGAAGCTTTGGATAAAGGTTGTTTGTTAATATAATTGTTCGCACCCGCATGCATATTTGATACTAGTAATCAATCATACGTGCCCACTACTGAAATTATTTTAAAAACTTTGATATCTGTCTATTTGTTTATTGGTAGTTTGATACACACAAAAGTTAAGATAAAGCAATTAATATTTTATGATATGGAAAAGCAAATGTTGCAAAATGTCTAACAGGTAACTTGAAGATCTTTTTCTGGTGAGTCAGGTCTTAGATCACGTTTAATTAAAAATACTAAATTGTTAAGTCTATTGATTTCCAACTTATATCATATTTTAACATAGTATAATAAGTTGTTGATAAATGTAATTTACTTTACAGGAATATATATCTATACACAACATGCGAGGGATCGGAATATGCTCTCTTTATTAGGCAGAAGAGTCTCTTGTTTCTCGCAGAGTTTTGATAGATTAACCAAATATTAAATTACATAATCATTGCTTCATTAGTAGTAAGCCTTGGTCATGTTTACAATAAGCTATTTAGCTATCATTCACAGTAGCTATTTAGCTATTCATGTTTCATATCTTGAAATATTAATAACCATTATATATAGATATTTTGTATAAAACATTATAACTCTAGCATGATACTTTATTACTAGGTATTATTTTGATTTCATATACCAGTCATTTTCTGTTTTGTGTTTAGATTACAATAATACAACTCCGAATATGTTGTTTTGACCTAATACGTTAGATAGATTAGGTTTTGTTTTCAACTGATATGTAAAACATGTGATTCTATAATTCATTTGCATATGGGGCAGATAGAATACGATACTTGATGCTGTAGATATACATACAGTAGTGACATGACTTCTCAGGTGCTGACGATTAACTAATTGTCGAATCGTATACCGAGTTGACTATCTCTCTGGTCGAACATATTTATGTGATCGTTGCTAACAAAGTAATGCATATGCTTTTATTCTACTACATCTGACAGTTGACTTCCATATAAGAGTCTACTTCTCTATTTTTTGGTGAATGGAATATTTGTATAAGTCAAGGTGAGAAAAAAATAAAACTTATCTGTACATGGAGATTATGCAGTTATACTTATTCGACTGATCGTTACGTAAAAAGCAATGCATACGCGAGATGATCATCTAACATGAGTGTTCTTTCACCTAACATATTTGGTCATAGTGAAGAAATCCGCAATGTTAAAATGTATGTAACTTTCACATTAAGGTGAACTACTATAAATCGTGTGTATCTTCTAATATTGTTTTTTGATTAATGGATCTTCTAATCATGTATTAAATTATTTTTATAAGAGTCTGGATTTGGGATCCAAATCAATACTAAAGTTGACGATGCTGCCCGACATATATTTCTTTTTATTCTTACAAGCCGATGCGTATATCATTTTTATTATTACTAAGATGTGTCTATTACTTTAGCAAAAAAAAAAAAGATGTGTCTATTTATTTTGGAAATAGAATATATATATATAGACAAATTGTATGCAGAACCTGGTATGTATAATACTATGCATGGTGTTGTGTTGTCTCTGTGTATATATGTGTACCACTAAGTGCGAATAAAAGGTACATAAGAACATCAAACTTAAAAATGCATCTTAGTGGAATTTCATACACCCACTAATCTTTTGGCATTATTGTCGACTTTTAGCCTTTTGTGGGTGTTTAGTTGGTTTTTGTTTTAGGTGCAAATATGCTTATGTATCGTCATTTTGTAAGTGCATTAGAACATATCCTCGGCTTTAATATCAACTTTATAAACTTCTCTTCTCTATATTGTCAATATATTCTTTAACAATAATAACAAAACAAAACGTTATATAACTGATCTCCCTTATGAGGTCTCTCGTTCAAATTCCATTCCTGAATACATTATGATTATGAGAGAGTTAACACGATTACATCTTATATTATATTAAGCTAACAACAAATCCAATAGAAGGCAAAGATTTGTAGTCTTGGGAGCTGGCATATAAATCAAGCCGAATCTTAACCGAATTTTTTATATCATCAAAACCAAAAAAAAAAGAGTAATTGTATATAGACATGTTTCATTATTTTTATACAAAACAACAAAACCACCCCTCTAACCTGTAAACTTATGAAACTCCGTGATTTATTTGTACTTTTCTTGGACCCTATGTATAGAGTATAATAGGACATTTAATGTAAACTGTATCCTGACTATACAACCATAACCCAAATATACGACCGCAGACCCCCAAAACGAAGAAAATCTCCTAGATATAATTACTCTAACACCCTTTTGTAATCGGGGTAGGTGGTTCCGATTATGAGTATGTAATGGTATTATCGAAATACGTCTATGCACTCTCAGGTTCAACTTTGGACCAAGAGGTGGTGTGTTTTATCGTTTTAAATACCAAGATATGAAATTATCTCCAAAAACTTCAAAGTGGAGCTTCTTGGTTACCTTGTTTGTAACCTTCACTTTGTTGCATCAGTGAAAAGAAGTTAAGTTTGGACCTTTCAATGCACATCAGATTTGGACCTTCCAGACAGCCATACGATTTGGAGAGAACGAAATCTCGCAGGATGGTGGCTTGGTTCAGCTTAAGGATAAACAATTCAGCATAGAAGAATAAATAGTCTTTTTCTTTTTTTATCGTAAACACAAAGGTTACACATGATGTACCAAAAAAAAAGTTAAAAAATTGAGAAGCCAGGTAATAGTACGATTCTGTATATGGTTTGTTTATTTAGAAAACTAAGATACAGTGTCATCGAATCACATCATTGGAATGCTACAAACATTACATTCTTTTACTTACTAAATCATCAGACAATGCCAAAGAACATCATATCCACTGTAACTCACTCCTTTCTGATTCTAAAATCATCTGTGGTTTTATTGTCTTCCAAGAGCCTAAACCTATTTTTGGCTCTCAAAAGTCAGAAACTTAATATTTTCTGAAGCATAAAAGTGAATTAATCAAGAAGCTGGTTGCACCCCATTCCATGCACGGGGGTCATCAGCAAGTTCATTGATCCTGTTGTTGCGGCTTTCTTGTACGTATGCTACACCAGCCCAAAGTCCCCGTATAAATAGAATGCTCGTAAATACAATAGTCCCAAGTGTGCAAGCTACCTGCATTCCACCATCAAAAAATATTTTAAAGGCCAATGCACTTTACGCGCGTTAAGTAACACAAAAGATTGTCTCTCTCGAATACATAAAAAAAAATTGAAGAATATGTCCGTTAGCTAAAGTGTTCAATCAACTACAAATAGTCAAGCCTGGCGCGCTATATTTGTTATCTTCATGCAGATATGCGAAAAGACTGATGTAAACACCTTAAAAGGTGACTAAAATCAGATTTTATAAAAAAGAAACAGAAGGGAAAGTCAAATAATTAAAGAAGATCCATTACTAGCTAGCCTCTTCCATGCTGATATGTGTGAGTAGAATAAAAACAGAGAGAGGCGGTGCTTAATTTGAGTTAAGTAACGTTTTCTATATCATTGAGTTTGTAGATGCCATAAAAATAGATTCACTACAACAACTGAACTCATTAACACTGATGCTATCCTCTCTCTCTATTCAAAGTTATTATAGATACAGACTTCTACCATAGTCAGTGAATCCAATTACGAACATATAGCAATCAAGTGTAACGAAACAAAACAATCAACTCCAGGACTAAAGTTATTACCTCGAGAAAGGCCTTCAAGATCCATAAAAATGCAAGTATAAGTACGCCATTCACTGAGAAACCCACCTAAACCGAAACAAAAAAAAAACTATCAACGTATGCAAAGAACATGGTGCTGCAAGATCTTAAACCAGATTTGATTGATCATCAATTTAAAATCGAAAGTTCGAGACTTTACCAGCTTGGTGGAGATGGAAACAGGCAAAACAGATCGGACGGCTTTCCTTGCTCGCTTCGAAACTTTTCTGAAGACATTCTCGACGAAACGAAGTAAAAGATCCAAGCTTCTATCTTCTTCTTCCTCCTCCTCCTCCTCCTCGTCTTCGTCCTCTTCGTAATCCTCATCGAACCCATACTCCGGTTTGATCTTCTTGTTCCAGCTCCGATCACCGTCTACGAAACCATCCCTCCTCCCCTGTTGAAACCCAGAAACAGTTTAAACACTGGATCGTGTTAGGCACACAATCTAAAGCAAGGAACATACGTTGATGAAGTCGCGGGGTCGCCGGGAAGCAAAAAGGGAAGTGGAAGGAGAACCAGGGGTTCTGGTTCTGGAGATGATTAGGGTTTTGGGAGTGGAGATGAAGAAAGAGAGAGGCGATCGTGATCGGGTTGAGAGAAGAGCGAGAGAAGACGGCGATGATATTGATGCGGACAGTGGCATCGTTTGTTACGCATCAGACAGTTCTGTTTTTTTTTTTCTCTCCCCCTCTGTGTTTTGTAATAAAATGTTTTACTTCTTTAATGATTTTTTTTATCTTCGGCCACGTTTAGATGGACATAATACAATCAGGCCCATTAGTTAATCATCTCTTTTGTATTAATGGAAAACATTACCGCATTGTTTCGTAACCACGTGTCACCATGAAAACAAAATTCAGAATTCTTAAAGAAATAAGTCAGTCAATCTTAGCTTATATTATACTTTTTATTAAACTAACTATTAAATTGATAAATAGTAATAAAAAGAATAATTTTCGCACTTTCCTTAAATAAAATCTAAGAAATTACCTAATATGATGAACGTGTATATTTGACAATCAATGATTGTGAATAATAAATAATTGATAATGATTTTTTGTATCTTAACTATTTTTTGTTTAATTTTATATTATTGAAAGATATTAAACAACCACATTAATTATATAATAAAAATAATATTTTTTCTCTTATATGTTATATTTTGAATTTTTAAAATGACTATAAATTACTAAAAACATTATATGTCTCACACTATAATTTTGTGATCAAGGGTTTAAATTTTTTTTTGGTATTAACAAGATACAAATGATCATAAATCGTATAAATATAAAGTCTCATTTACTAGACATTCATATTATATATTAATATATATACAACATAGAAAAATACTTAAATATGATCATTTCTAAATTTATATTGCAAAAAGTATTAAAACCTTAATATTTAATTTTGAAATTTGCATTCAAAAATCGTACCGTAGAAATTTTGTGTTTATCATATGAATATGAATTTTCAATAATAAATATTTTTATTAAAATATATTATATATCTATGTCCATGTCATTAAAATTTAGTTATATACCATATAAAATAAATAAAATGATTGTTTTGATTTATTTACTAAAAAAACATCGTAAGTAAACAAGATGTATTGTTTCAATTTATGTCTTTACTCTAATTTAAATATATACATGATACATAAATGAATACAAATAAATAATAATAGATAAATAATAACAGATAAAAAATAGTTTTATATAAAACATTTATTCCGTGCAATTGCACGGGTCTTAAGCTAGTAAATATTGTATCGAACGTGAACCTCGTGTTATTATTTTTTCCGACGATATAGGATTTAAATTTAATTATACTTTTAATTTACGGTTATATATTAAAGTGTTAAAGTTTTTGTTTGTTTGACTTAACAAAAATGCACCCATGAAAGAAAACTTAATAGCTACTTAAATTTGCTACACTTATGACAAGAAAAATTGCAATTGGAGTGTTGTAAACCAAGGGTAACGTACATAAGGGAGGCTACAAGGAAAAGCTCGTTTATGGGAAATTGCAAAAAGAGGGAGAAAAAAAAAGAGATTCAGAACAAATGGAGATTTGAGAACCTTTCTTTGTTCTATTGATATCTTCTCAATTTGCATTGTTTTAACCATTCATTCTTGCACATGTTGATCATTTAGGATAACATTTAGATATGTTTAGGTTGCATTGCATTACATATGTCCTTATTAGGTGATGGAGATTTCAAATGGTGACTTTGGAGCATCTAGAGATGGTTTGGAAGCAAAATTGGTGATTCTCGAAGAAGAGACGCAGAGGTTAAGTGTCCCAGCGGCCTCGTGACGTCCCAGCGGCCTTTTGTCCCATCGAGAAGCCGCTGCAAGCGCTGGAGAAACGGAGACAAAGTGTGGCAGCGGCCTTGTGCAGCGGTGTCCTGGAGCCGCTGGAGACGCTCGAGAGATGAAGACTCGAGAAATGGAGAGAAGTATGGGAGCGGCCTAACGCAGCGGTGAACCGAAGCCNNNNNNNNNNNNNNNNNNNNNNNNNNNNNNNNNNNNNNNNNNNNNNNNNNNNNNNNNNNNNNNNNNNNNNNNNNNNNNNNNNNNNNNNNNNNNNNNNNNNNNNNNNNNNNNNNNNNNNNNNNNNNNNNNNNNNNNNNNNNNNNNNNNNNNNNNNNNNNNNNNNNNNNNNNNNNNNNNNNNNNNNNNNNNNNNNNNNNNNNNNNNNNNNNNNNNNNNNNNNNNNNNNNNNNNNNNNNNNNNNNNNNNNNNNNNNNNNNNNNNNNNNNNNNNNNNNNNNNNNNNNNNNNNNNNNNNNNNNNNNNNNNNNNNNNNNNNNNNNNNNNNNNNNNNNNNNNNNNNNNNNNNNNNNNNNNNNNNNNNNNNNNNNNNNNNNNNNNNNNNNNNNNNNNNNNNNNNNNNNNNNNNNNNNNNNNNNNNNNNNNNNNNNNNNNNNNNNNNNNNNNNNNNNNNNNNNNNNNNNNNNNNNNNNNNNNNNNNNNNNNNNNNNNNNNNNNNNNNNNNNNNNNNNNNNNNNNNNNNNNNNNNNNNNNNNNNNNNNNNNNNNNNNNNNNNNNNNNNNNNNNNNNNNNNNNNNNNNNNNNNNNNNNNNNNNNNNNNNNNNNNNNNNNNNNNNNNNNNNNNNNNNNNNNNNNNNNNNNNNNNNNNNNNNNNNNNNNNNNNNNNNNNNNNNNNNNNNNNNNNNNNNNNNNNNNNNNNNNNNNNNNNNNNNNNNNNNNNNNNNNNNNNNNNNNNNNNNNNNNNNNNNNNNNNNNNNNNNNNNNNNNNNNNNNNNNNNNNNNNNNNNNNNNNNNNNNNNNNNNNNNNNNNNNNNNNNNNNNNNNNNNNNNNNNNNNNNNNNNNNNNNNNNNNNNNNNNNNNNNNNNNNNNNNNNNNNNNNNNNNNNNNNNNNNNNNNNNNNNNNNNNNNNNNNNNNNNNNNNNNNNNNNNNNNNNNNNNNNNNNNNNNNNNNNNNNNNNNNNNNNNNNNNNNNNNNNNNNNNNNNNNNNNNNNNNNNNNNNNNNNNNNNNNNNNNNNNNNNNNNNNNNNNNNNNNNNNNNNNNNNNNNNNNNNNNNNNNNNNNNNNNNNNNNNNNNNNNNNNNNNNNNNNNNNNNNNNNNNNNNNNNNNNNNNNNNNNNNNNNNNNNNNNNNNNNNNNNNNNNNNNNNNNNNNNNNNNNNNNNNNNNNNNNNNNNNNNNNNNNNNNNNNNNNNNNNNNNNNNNNNNNNNNNNNNNNNNNNNNNNNNNNNNNNNNNNNNNNNNNNNNNNNNNNNNNNNNNNNNNNNNNNNNNNNNNNNNNNNNNNNNNNNNNNNNNNNNNNNNNNNNNNNNNNNNNNNNNNNNNNNNNNNNNNNNNNNNNNNNNNNNNNNNNNNNNNNNNNNNNNNNNNNNNNNNNNNNNNNNNNNNNNNNNNNNNNNNNNNNNNNNNNNNNNNNNNNNNNNNNNNNNNNNNNNNNNNNNNNNNNNNNNNNNNNNNNNNNNNNNNNNNNNNNNNNNNNNNNNNNNNNNNNNNNNNNNNNNNNNNNNNNNNNNNNNNNNNNNNNNNNNNNNNNNNNNNNNNNNNNNNNNNNNNNNNNNNNNNNNNNNNNNNNNNNNNNNNNNNNNNNNNNNNNNNNNNNNNNNNNNNNNNNNNNNNNNNNNNNNNNNNNNNNNNNNNNNNNNNNNNNNNNNNNNNNNNNNNNNNNNNNNNNNNNNNNNNNNNNNNNNNNNNNNNNNNNNNNNNNNNNNNNNNNNNNNNNNNNNNNNNNNNNNNNNNNNNNNNNNNNNNNNNNNNNNNNNNNNNNNNNNNNNNNNNNNNNNNNNNNNNNNNNNNNNNNNNNNNNNNNNNNNNNNNNNNNNNNNNNNNNNNNNNNNNNNNNNNNNNNNNNNNNNNNNNNNNNNNNNNNNNNNNNNNNNNNNNNNNNNNNNNNNNNNNNNNNNNNNNNNNNNNNNNNNNNNNNNNNNNNNNNNNNNNNNNNNNNNNNNNNNNNNNNNNNNNNNNNNNNNNNNNNNNNNNNNNNNNNNNNNNNNNNNNNNNNNNNNNNNNNNNNNNNNNNNNNNNNNNNNNNNNNNNNNNNNNNNNNNNNNNNNNNNNNNNNNNNNNNNNNNNNNNNNNNNNNNNNNNNNNNNNNNNNNNNNNNNNNNNNNNNNNNNNNNNNNNNNNNNNNNNNNNNNNNNNNNNNNNNNNNNNNNNNNNNNNNNNNNNNNNNNNNNNNNNNNNNNNNNNNNNNNNNNNNNNNNNNNNNNNNNNNNNNNNNNNNNNNNNNNNNNNNNNNNNNNNNNNNNNNNNNNNNNNNNNNNNNNNNNNNNNNNNNNNNNNNNNNNNNNNNNNNNNNNNNNNNNNNNNNNNNNNNNNNNNNNNNNNNNNNNNNNNNNNNNNNNNNNNNNNNNNNNNNNNNNNNNNNNNNNNNNNNNNNNNNNNNNNNNNNNNNNNNNNNNNNNNNNNNNNNNNNNNNNNNNNNNNNNNNNNNNNNNNNNNNNNNNNNNNNNNNNNNNNNNNNNNNNNNNNNNNNNNNNNNNNNNNNNNNNNNNNNNNNNNNNNNNNNNNNNNNNNNNNNNNNNNNNNNNNNNNNNNNNNNNNNNNNNNNNNNNNNNNNNNNNNNNNNNNNNNNNNNNNNNNNNNNNNNNNNNNNNNNNNNNNNNNNNNNNNNNNNNNNNNNNNNNNNNNNNNNNNNNNNNNNNNNNNNNNNNNNNNNNNNNNNNNNNNNNNNNNNNNNNNNNNNNNNNNNNNNNNNNNNNNNNNNNNNNNNNNNNNNNNNNNNNNNNNNNNNNNNNNNNNNNNNNNNNNNNNNNNNNNNNNNNNNNNNNNNNNNNNNNNNNNNNNNNATGGCAACTGAGAAGAGAGTCCCATTGATCCTTGGCACTCCATTCCTTACAACAGTAGGAGCTTGCATAGACTTT is a genomic window containing:
- the LOC106303836 gene encoding uncharacterized protein LOC106303836 — translated: MPLSASISSPSSLALLSTRSRSPLSFFISTPKTLIISRTRTPGSPSTSLFASRRPRDFINGRRDGFVDGDRSWNKKIKPEYGFDEDYEEDEDEEEEEEEEEDRSLDLLLRFVENVFRKVSKRARKAVRSVLPVSISTKLVGFSVNGVLILAFLWILKAFLEVACTLGTIVFTSILFIRGLWAGVAYVQESRNNRINELADDPRAWNGVQPAS